In Oryza sativa Japonica Group chromosome 3, ASM3414082v1, one DNA window encodes the following:
- the LOC4332733 gene encoding protein transport protein yos1: MFFWPFLEGLLILANALAILNEDRFLAPRGWSMSEVSGNGRSKSLKGQIVGLIYATQFFRMPLIALNVLIIVVKLVSG, translated from the coding sequence ATGTTCTTCTGGCCGTTCCTAGAGGGTCTTTTGATTCTTGCAAATGCATTGGCGATACTAAATGAAGACCGCTTTCTTGCACCCAGAGGATGGAGCATGTCTGAAGTCTCAGGAAATGGACGATCAAAGTCATTGAAGGGTCAGATTGTAGGACTCATATATGCCACACAGTTCTTTAGGATGCCGTTGATAGCACTTAATGTTCTTATCATTGTTGTGAAGTTGGTGTCAGGCTGA